One genomic region from Parerythrobacter aestuarii encodes:
- a CDS encoding glycosyltransferase family 4 protein — protein MPDTRKTILIDGYNLGLEKGTGVATYARNLSYELNALGHQVAVLYGNRGTHVRDDLLHEISFFDGPVEQARIFELLERAKQALRFPLSYKAKQVPITGRVVSRTFSARLPYFDAIYNASEVFQNGQAVFWLWKKLLNVNLPQRPDLAHWTYPLPVRVPKVPNIYTMHDLVPLKLPYTTLDNKRRYLRLMKLIGERAEHVVTVSENSKRDLVELVGIPEERITNTYQSVQIPAKYRDKPEEQVAREVEGITGFGYKGYFLFWGSLEPKKNIGRMIEAYMASEVKTPLVIIGAQAWKAEKELALLNEGKWEQDTFVASSNVERRRGARKRIIRLDYAPFSLLVSLIRGAKGALFPSLYEGFGLPALEAMLLQTPVICSNTSSLPEVAGDAARMVDPYDTQAITAAIRELDADADLRAELVERGIAQAERYSPDKYRDRLSAVYSRFL, from the coding sequence ATGCCGGACACTAGAAAGACCATTCTCATCGACGGCTATAACCTCGGGCTCGAGAAGGGCACCGGGGTTGCCACCTATGCCCGCAATCTAAGCTACGAACTCAACGCCCTCGGTCATCAGGTCGCAGTGCTCTATGGCAATCGCGGGACCCATGTGCGCGATGATCTGCTGCACGAAATCTCGTTTTTCGATGGGCCGGTCGAACAGGCGCGCATCTTCGAACTGCTGGAACGGGCCAAGCAGGCCCTGCGCTTCCCGCTGAGCTACAAGGCCAAGCAAGTGCCGATCACCGGGCGCGTCGTCAGCCGCACCTTCAGCGCGCGATTGCCCTATTTCGATGCCATCTACAACGCCAGCGAGGTATTCCAGAACGGGCAGGCGGTATTCTGGCTGTGGAAGAAGCTGCTCAACGTCAACCTGCCCCAGCGGCCCGATCTTGCGCACTGGACCTATCCGCTGCCGGTGCGGGTGCCCAAGGTGCCCAATATCTACACCATGCACGACCTCGTGCCGCTGAAGCTGCCTTACACCACGCTCGACAACAAGCGGCGGTACTTGCGCTTGATGAAGCTGATCGGCGAGCGGGCCGAGCACGTCGTGACAGTCTCGGAAAATTCGAAGCGCGACCTGGTCGAGCTGGTCGGTATCCCTGAAGAGCGGATCACCAACACCTACCAGTCGGTGCAGATCCCCGCCAAGTATCGCGACAAGCCCGAAGAGCAGGTCGCCCGCGAAGTCGAGGGGATCACGGGTTTTGGCTATAAGGGCTATTTCCTGTTTTGGGGCTCGCTTGAGCCCAAGAAGAACATCGGCCGCATGATCGAAGCCTACATGGCGAGCGAAGTGAAAACGCCGCTTGTGATTATCGGCGCGCAGGCTTGGAAGGCGGAAAAGGAACTTGCGCTGCTGAATGAAGGCAAGTGGGAACAGGATACCTTTGTTGCGTCCAGCAATGTCGAGCGTCGCCGCGGCGCGCGCAAGCGAATCATCCGACTGGATTATGCGCCGTTCAGCCTGCTGGTCAGCCTCATTCGCGGTGCCAAGGGGGCGCTGTTTCCTTCGCTCTACGAAGGATTCGGCCTGCCTGCGCTGGAAGCGATGCTGCTCCAGACCCCGGTAATCTGTTCGAACACCAGCTCGCTCCCCGAAGTCGCCGGCGATGCCGCACGGATGGTCGACCCCTATGATACGCAGGCCATCACCGCCGCGATCCGCGAGCTTGACGCCGATGCGGACCTGCGCGCCGAGCTGGTCGAACGTGGCATTGCCCAGGCGGAGCGCTATAGTCCCGACAAGTATCGCGATCGTCTCAGCGCGGTCTATTCGAGGTTCCTGTGA
- a CDS encoding ABC transporter permease — translation MASSAPRPATLVDSLRSNKRIIGALLVREMLTRYGRHNIGFLWLFVEPMLFTLGVTALWTATKSVHGSDLPIVAFALTGYSSVLLWRNMPGRCIGALWANLSLMYHRNIKVLDVYFARLLLEFGGATISFAVLALVLMSVGMLTPPEDFLTVAGGWLLLAWFGSALATFLGALSHESELVDKLWHPFSYLLFPLSGAAFLVDALPVFAQEIVLWIPTVHGVELVREGWFGSQARAIYDIGYLVSVNLTLSVAALLTERWVARRVVPE, via the coding sequence ATGGCGAGCAGCGCACCTCGCCCGGCCACGCTGGTCGATAGCCTGCGAAGCAACAAGCGCATTATCGGTGCGTTGCTCGTACGCGAGATGCTCACGCGCTACGGCCGGCACAACATCGGCTTCCTGTGGCTGTTCGTGGAACCCATGCTGTTCACGCTCGGTGTCACTGCGTTGTGGACTGCGACCAAATCCGTCCACGGCAGCGACCTGCCGATCGTCGCCTTCGCGTTGACCGGCTATTCCAGTGTGCTGCTGTGGCGGAACATGCCGGGCCGCTGCATCGGCGCGCTGTGGGCGAACCTGTCGCTGATGTACCACCGCAACATCAAGGTGCTGGACGTCTACTTTGCGCGGCTGCTGCTGGAATTCGGCGGAGCGACCATTTCCTTCGCGGTGCTTGCGCTCGTTCTTATGTCCGTCGGGATGTTGACCCCGCCGGAGGACTTCCTGACTGTTGCTGGCGGTTGGTTGCTGCTGGCATGGTTTGGCTCCGCTCTGGCGACTTTCCTTGGCGCGCTTTCGCATGAGAGCGAGCTGGTGGACAAGCTGTGGCACCCGTTTTCCTACCTGCTTTTCCCGCTTTCCGGGGCGGCCTTCCTGGTCGATGCACTGCCTGTGTTTGCGCAGGAAATCGTGCTGTGGATCCCGACGGTGCACGGCGTCGAGCTGGTACGTGAAGGCTGGTTCGGATCGCAGGCGCGGGCGATCTACGACATCGGCTATCTCGTCAGCGTCAACCTCACGCTGTCGGTGGCAGCCTTGCTGACAGAACGCTGGGTTGCTCGCCGGGTGGTGCCCGAATGA
- a CDS encoding glycosyltransferase, translating into MTAPLLLDLTRSAGRRWSGRTPSGIDRVCDAYAAHFAGEALAVLQVRGRPIVFDRAASIRLFAALDAPTSQFRRTFAALHLRQLARPVDRELTRGSLYLNVGHSDFDLDAHWRWVERRGLRPIYLLHDLIPVTHPHVTTPHKTARHRGRVVRALQEAAGIIVNSNATAAEVRGFATREGLSLPPMLAAPIAGARLPVPLRSSPSRIPTFVAIGTIERRKNHHLLLKVWSQLVARMGNHAPKLVLAGNWGIGSGEVRAKLATDLRLRRVVEVRTNLDDGELARLLVSARAALLPTMAEGFGLPMVEALKLRVPVIASDLPSFREIGQGIPRLLASHDVDGWTDAIAEFCEDGPGRKRQMGLMAQFHPPSWSEHFTSLDAWLEGLQSGIEAKGFAPDRNRPYKVTLWAG; encoded by the coding sequence ATGACGGCCCCGCTGCTCCTTGATCTGACCCGTTCGGCAGGGCGCCGGTGGAGCGGGCGCACACCCAGTGGTATCGATCGCGTGTGCGATGCCTATGCCGCACATTTTGCAGGCGAAGCCTTGGCAGTGTTGCAAGTGCGCGGACGCCCGATCGTGTTTGATCGCGCAGCCTCCATCCGCCTCTTTGCAGCGCTGGATGCCCCAACGAGCCAATTCCGCCGTACATTCGCGGCGTTGCACCTGCGGCAGCTGGCTCGCCCGGTCGATCGGGAGCTTACACGCGGCTCACTCTATCTCAACGTCGGGCACTCCGATTTCGATCTCGACGCCCATTGGCGTTGGGTGGAGCGTCGAGGTCTTCGTCCGATCTACCTGCTGCACGACTTGATTCCGGTCACTCATCCGCACGTGACAACGCCGCACAAGACCGCGCGCCATCGAGGAAGGGTGGTTCGCGCCTTGCAGGAAGCGGCCGGGATAATCGTCAATTCCAACGCCACTGCGGCCGAAGTCAGGGGCTTTGCTACCCGCGAAGGTTTGTCGCTGCCACCGATGCTGGCAGCACCCATTGCCGGGGCGCGGTTGCCAGTGCCGCTGCGGTCTTCGCCAAGTCGCATTCCGACTTTCGTTGCCATTGGCACGATCGAAAGGCGCAAGAACCATCACTTGTTGCTCAAGGTATGGTCGCAGCTTGTTGCCAGAATGGGCAATCATGCTCCGAAGCTGGTCCTCGCCGGGAATTGGGGGATCGGATCGGGCGAGGTGCGCGCCAAGTTGGCGACGGACCTGCGCCTGCGCCGGGTTGTGGAAGTCAGGACCAACCTTGACGACGGCGAACTCGCGCGGCTTTTGGTCAGCGCGCGCGCAGCCTTGTTGCCGACCATGGCCGAGGGTTTCGGCCTGCCGATGGTTGAAGCGCTCAAGCTGCGGGTTCCGGTGATTGCCAGCGACTTGCCGAGCTTTCGCGAAATCGGACAAGGGATACCCAGGCTGCTCGCTTCCCATGATGTCGATGGCTGGACCGATGCGATTGCGGAGTTTTGCGAGGACGGCCCTGGACGCAAACGGCAAATGGGACTGATGGCGCAGTTCCATCCTCCGAGCTGGTCGGAGCACTTCACGAGCCTCGACGCCTGGCTGGAAGGTCTGCAAAGCGGAATCGAAGCGAAGGGTTTTGCCCCTGACCGCAATCGCCCCTACAAAGTCACCTTGTGGGCGGGATGA
- a CDS encoding polysaccharide biosynthesis/export family protein — protein sequence MENTAQSLRLALLAGSAALMAGCSSFGAAGPGTDTISNAGQESYAGTDIAVVELDRATTSRITAFSRATSFAEVFGDAGVGAPLIERGDVVSVTLWEAPPAVLFGAAADPRASAGGTVAEAEVLPDQRVDEDGTIAVPFAGKVAVAGRTPSQVQDAIVGRLRGKAHDPQAIVRVVDNEASTVTVLGKVATSQRVPLTARGERLLDVLAEAGGPTEDVEKTTVRLTRGAKAATMALDAVILDPAQNVTLRANDVLTVIHQPYSFIALGAVARNAEVPFEGSGLSLAQALGRIGGLRDDRADIRGVFVFRFEEAGALDPAVAASAQATQEGRIPVVYRLDLSDAAGFFAAQDFAIRDDDVLYVSSAPGADLQKFLSTLSNVALSTIAIKNSL from the coding sequence ATGGAAAACACCGCTCAATCGCTCCGCCTTGCCCTGCTGGCCGGTAGCGCTGCCCTGATGGCGGGTTGCTCGTCTTTCGGTGCGGCAGGGCCGGGGACGGATACAATCAGCAACGCCGGGCAGGAAAGCTACGCCGGAACCGACATCGCTGTGGTCGAGCTTGACCGGGCAACGACCAGCCGTATCACCGCTTTTTCGCGTGCGACCAGCTTTGCCGAAGTTTTTGGTGATGCCGGGGTTGGCGCGCCGCTCATCGAACGCGGCGATGTCGTCAGCGTGACCTTGTGGGAAGCGCCGCCGGCGGTCCTGTTCGGCGCTGCAGCGGACCCACGGGCAAGCGCAGGCGGCACGGTGGCAGAAGCGGAGGTCCTTCCTGACCAGCGGGTCGATGAAGACGGCACCATCGCGGTACCCTTTGCAGGCAAGGTTGCAGTGGCAGGCCGCACTCCGTCGCAGGTGCAGGACGCCATCGTCGGTCGCCTGCGGGGCAAAGCCCACGATCCGCAGGCAATCGTCCGTGTGGTCGACAATGAAGCCAGTACCGTGACTGTGCTTGGGAAGGTTGCCACTAGCCAGCGCGTGCCGCTGACCGCGCGCGGTGAGAGGCTGCTCGATGTGCTGGCCGAAGCCGGCGGCCCAACCGAGGATGTCGAGAAGACGACCGTGCGCCTGACCCGCGGTGCCAAGGCTGCGACCATGGCGCTGGATGCCGTGATCCTCGATCCTGCCCAGAACGTCACCTTGCGGGCCAATGACGTGCTGACGGTGATCCACCAGCCCTACAGCTTCATCGCGTTGGGTGCGGTGGCGCGCAATGCCGAGGTGCCGTTTGAAGGCTCCGGCCTTTCGCTGGCGCAGGCGCTCGGCCGCATTGGCGGCTTGCGCGATGATCGTGCTGATATTCGCGGTGTGTTCGTGTTCCGCTTCGAAGAAGCCGGCGCGCTCGATCCGGCGGTGGCGGCCTCGGCGCAAGCGACACAGGAAGGCAGGATTCCGGTGGTCTATCGCCTGGACTTGTCCGATGCCGCTGGCTTCTTTGCAGCGCAGGATTTTGCCATTCGCGATGACGATGTGCTCTATGTGTCCAGCGCGCCGGGGGCTGACCTGCAAAAGTTCCTGTCCACGCTTTCGAATGTCGCGCTGTCGACTATCGCGATCAAGAATTCGCTGTAG
- a CDS encoding ATP-binding cassette domain-containing protein: MIRVRDLHKSYPTRFGQKRVLEGIDFELAKGERLGILGRNGAGKSTLIRLVSGAEKPTSGSIERSMSVSWPLAFGGAFQPQLTGIDNVRFITSVYDQDFARNLAFVEDFAELGPYLREPVRTYSSGMRARLAFAISMIIEFDCFLIDEIGAVGDARFHDRCNRELFEVRSDRAMIIISHDAGYLREHCNRWAILHEGRLQQFGDFEQAYATYKELIGADTEADPVPVDTSNRARMIDSSQHSALSDERFRALVQQGDWARDERKWAEAAEDYTRALALYPYQRSYWTQLGHMEKEQGHFAEAETAYRTAIALGEPLADVEEHAVFVMERLGDAEAAPLRGPLAGKASLQPPAMPDVQALGWLFQAAPVGSLEVMRACDTLDALGAILAAGPNTRRAVAQPSEAMARRVCCIFAQPVLDQDTPAELLHRLRSAGAFADWPKTVAALEIAPQRTGAGSALVH; encoded by the coding sequence ATGATCCGTGTCCGCGACCTCCATAAGAGTTATCCGACCCGGTTCGGCCAGAAGCGCGTGCTCGAAGGGATCGACTTCGAGCTGGCAAAGGGTGAACGGTTAGGCATCCTCGGTCGCAACGGCGCGGGCAAGTCGACTCTAATCCGGCTGGTCAGCGGAGCGGAAAAGCCAACTTCGGGTTCAATCGAACGCAGCATGTCGGTCTCGTGGCCGCTGGCCTTCGGCGGTGCATTCCAGCCGCAGCTTACCGGTATCGACAACGTCCGTTTCATCACCTCGGTCTACGACCAGGATTTCGCACGCAACCTCGCCTTCGTCGAGGATTTCGCCGAACTGGGGCCCTATCTGCGCGAACCGGTGCGGACTTATTCGTCCGGCATGCGCGCGAGGCTGGCGTTTGCCATTTCCATGATCATCGAGTTCGACTGTTTCCTCATCGACGAAATCGGGGCCGTCGGTGACGCGCGCTTCCATGATCGCTGCAATCGCGAGCTTTTCGAGGTGCGCAGCGACCGGGCGATGATCATCATCTCGCACGATGCCGGATACTTGCGAGAACACTGCAACCGCTGGGCGATCCTGCACGAAGGCAGGTTGCAGCAGTTCGGCGATTTCGAGCAGGCTTATGCCACTTACAAGGAACTGATCGGGGCCGATACAGAGGCTGATCCAGTGCCCGTCGACACATCGAACCGAGCGCGGATGATCGATTCCTCGCAGCATTCGGCGCTCAGCGACGAGCGGTTCCGGGCGCTGGTGCAGCAGGGCGACTGGGCCCGCGATGAACGCAAGTGGGCCGAGGCGGCCGAGGACTACACCCGCGCGCTGGCGCTCTATCCGTATCAGCGCAGCTACTGGACCCAGCTTGGCCACATGGAGAAGGAGCAAGGCCACTTTGCCGAGGCAGAGACCGCCTATCGCACTGCGATCGCGCTGGGCGAGCCATTGGCCGATGTGGAAGAGCACGCGGTGTTCGTGATGGAGCGGCTGGGCGATGCCGAGGCGGCACCGCTGCGCGGGCCGCTGGCCGGCAAGGCATCATTGCAGCCACCGGCAATGCCGGATGTCCAGGCGCTAGGGTGGCTGTTCCAGGCAGCCCCGGTGGGCTCTCTGGAGGTCATGCGCGCGTGCGATACACTGGACGCGCTCGGCGCTATTCTCGCTGCCGGGCCGAACACTCGCAGAGCGGTTGCACAACCGTCCGAAGCAATGGCCCGCCGCGTCTGCTGCATCTTTGCGCAGCCAGTGCTCGACCAAGATACCCCGGCAGAGCTCTTGCACAGGCTCAGAAGTGCCGGTGCGTTCGCTGACTGGCCAAAGACCGTAGCCGCCCTCGAAATCGCTCCCCAACGGACAGGGGCGGGCAGCGCCTTGGTTCACTGA